The Cryptomeria japonica chromosome 2, Sugi_1.0, whole genome shotgun sequence region GATGTCTCCTTCCGAATTGGAAGTGGACTATTTCGCGGAACAACTACCATCATAACACCATCATCTACTTCAATTCCAAGACTCAAAGGCGTGACATCCACCATGACAATGTCAACTTCCTCCTTGTTCAGCACAGCTGCCTGAAGCGCAGCACCATAGGCTACTGCTTCATCCGGATTTACACCTCTGCATAGCTCCTTCCCATCGAAGAAATCTCGAACCAATTCCTGCACCTTTGGTATTCGTGAGGAACCCCCTACCAATACAATATCGTCGATTTGGCTCTTACTCAACTTGGCATCTTCCACGGATTTCTTCACAACTTTCATGCACTTCTCAAATAAATCAATGTTGAGCTCTTCAAACTTTGCTCTCCTGATCTTCAAGAAAAAATCATGTCCTTCGTAGAGACAGTCAATATCAATTACAGTTTCTACCGCTGAGGACAAGCTTCTCTTTGCCCTCTCACACTCTGAACGCAGTCGCCGAAGAGCTTTGGCACTCGCACATAAATCTGTTTTGTACATCTTTTTGAACTTTTCGGCACAGTAGGTGACCATCCTATTGTCAAAATCTTCACCTCCCAAATGCGCTTCTCCCCCAACTGATTTCACTTCAAATTTGCCTTTTTGAACTAAAACAATAGAGACATCGAATGTACCTCCACCAAGGTCAAACACCAGAATATGTTTCTTCTCTTCCTTAGCTCTACCAAAGCCATAAGTTATGGCTGCAGCAGTCGGCTCATTGATGATTCGCATAACATTTAGCCCTGCAATTCGACCAGCGTCTTTAGTCATCTTCCTTTGGGAGTCACTGAAGTAGGCAGGGACCGTAATGACTGCATTTTTCACCTCACTTTCTAGATACTGTTCAGCTATGGTTTTCATTTTCATCAAGACCATGGATGAGATTTCCTCTGGGGCAAAGAGCTTCTTCTCACCCTTGTAACTCACTTCAACCATTGGCTTGCCATTTTCCTGCGAAACAACTCTGAAAGGCCACAGTTTCATATCGGCCTGCATAGATGAATCAGTAAACTGCCTTCCAATAAGTCTTTTCACATCGAAGACGGTGttaagaggattagaagaaatttgaAACTTGGCAGCGTCTCCAACAAGTCGCTCGTCGGCTGTGAAAGCAACCATAGAAGGAGTAATTCTGTTACCTTGGTCATTAACAATAATTTCCACTCTGTCATTCTGCCATACTCCCACACAGCTATAAGTTGTTCCCAGATCAATGCCGATGGCTTTCTCTTTTCCCTCaccctccatcttccttcccacgCTTTCTGATATCAATTGGTGAGTATTTCAGATCAGAAAGGAAATATAAATTCTGATTTTCAACAATCAAATATTATACCAAAAAAACAGGCCAATCTCGGTTTTGGTGATTTTTCAGCAGCTTACAATAGAATACTTCATAAGTTATCCACTCATTTATAAAGTCTCCACAAAATATGAAGAGACGCGTGATAGAGAAGTGAATCGTTTATAAAGTCGCCTCAAAATATGGAGGGACATACGAGAGATTATTAAAGTAAAATGAAAAGATTGAttatattctaatttttatttaattaataaatatggaAGGTGCATTCTACATGCTACATAGACAAAAGTAGACTGTTGTACTTCATTTTTAACAATAAATTCATAAAATTTCTTTACAACAAATGGTCTATCTTTGTCAACTGGACACCATCATTTTATAAAATGTCAAATTAAAACTTGCAACAGAAAGGTTGATAAACCAGTCTAGTAAGTTTGTAGGCCTTTGGAATTGGTTACACCCAAGGGTGTTttcatttcttccttttcaaagGCCTTGGATTATCATTCGTCCACAACTACTACTAGTGGAATTGAAAGCTTGATTATGTTATCCCCATGACTACCCGGCCTGAAtgaccaaaaaaaattattttggaggTGTTTCATGAGGTAAGTCTCTCGGTCCACCTTCAAATATTATGATTCCactttccaaaatttgaagaagccTATAAGTGGTTTGAAATTTTCATCCATGCAAGTTACTTTGTGGGAAGGTTCCCCCCTAAAAGTGTGCTTCATGACCACGTTGCCAAATCTTGACCCCACGTAGGATTTGGCTTGCCACTATACAAAAATTTTGTAACTTGGATGTTTTTATTTTAGCTCTGCTAAAGCcaatcatgtctaggtttttttcACTTGGGGTCCATAGCTTGTCCATTCTTCCTTGCTTACTCTTAATCCCCTAACTTGTGACTATTCTATCACAAATGAAATTTTTCTTCACATCCCAATTTGGGTTCTATTCATAGAATTACTTATTCCTTTCTAACACTTTCTTTACCAGATAGTGATATTAGCGAGTTATGTTGTTTATGTAGAACACAAAAAATCATTATTTGTCTTGCCCTAAACATCAAGTATGTGTCAAGGTTGACCTTCCACAAGAACTGAAAATAAGTGCCTATAATTATATTGGTGAATCTTGTTGTACTCCCAAAGCATATAATATATCAACCTCTTGAACACGTGCTATTAAATTCAAGCATTTTACCACAAGATTAGTGATTATTCGCCAGGTTTTTAGTGCCCTAAACCCCTCTTACAACCCCCTATATGATCAGCATCTTCAAAAAAAGATGTTGTCTTGTCTACTATAGTTAATCACAAAACTAAAATTGCTAGTGACTCTAAACCTAATCCCAAATATTTTGGATAAAGAGTTTTAATTCTCGAAGCTTTAAAGCTTTTTTATTATCCTATTGTCAATGACAATAGTTTCTACTTCGCATCTTGTTCTAGTTTCTTCTCAACCCTAGAAATGGTCATGTTCATCATATCTCACTACCTATGATGGGTTAAATGAGATCTATAGCCTGTCAAGCTATCCAAAAAATGGTGAGTATTCCCTAGACATTGATAATCAAGCCAATAAATCTTCAAATTGATAGTTATGTTATTCAAGACACTTTAGCTCAAAACAATTACTCCATCCTTGATGGGTTTCATAACAAGGAAATGCCCCttaatttttgataaattttatttcttGAAATATGAGTACCATAAACCTCCCTTGAAAATACTTTGTTCATGATATGTACGTTCAAATTCTAGATTTAGATATTTTTTACTTCTTGGAGATCATAGTGTTTGGTTTTTTACATTtgggtgtcttccatgtcatttggCCATTTAGTATTGATCTCTATTTAAACCAATAAATTGGCCATGATAGAGTTATCACCTCCTTCTTGACCATGTAGCATTAGgttttggttgatgattgatgtgaCCCAACCAAAGAGATTTAACTATATTTATTCCCTCTCCccttttcttgcaaagttaaagAAGATTTAATCCTGAATGGCTAAGGAGTTTGAAGGAATAAAAATGATTTGAAATCACAGGACATGAGGAACCCAAAGATTGTCTTTGAAGATACTATCTACCCTATATTTCATGACTTGAGAACTATAATTTTAACCTTCCCACATCAAATTAAAACTCACATAACAACTTGGAGTTGAGATGTCATTCACAAATGGATGAATAGCTATCTAGCTTTCCCACATAACACTCTTCCATCAATATTAGAATGGATTGCTAAACCCTGGTGAAGAAGCTTTAGGACCCATTTACAAGTGTCATTCCCTTTCTAATTATAGTGCAGGGACCCACAAAGACCCACAAACTGGTTTTAATAATACAAAACTAAATTATTTCTATGATTTGGGGCCCATGTATGTATGAATAGTTATTTTCTTCTAAACACAATGTAGAGGTGTGCGAAGAATAAGAGATTCTATTTTCTATAGGAtccaatttgaaggaattgatatttttaatatttttcttccTTCTTATACACCATTAAATTTCTACCATTCTTTCTAGTATTATTAAATTTGTGAGGTTCAAGTTCCTACATAATTTATTATTTGGCTATAGAGAAACATAGGTTTATAAAATCATTCCCTTTTATATGTAGACTACTTTTTGTATATATTCTCATCTTAGTTTTCTTTCTTGTTAAATTTGATAACACCCAAATTtgtaccatcatcatcatcatcatcatcatcctcatgcTAATTCTAGATTTTATTCAGTTTACTTCTTAATCCACTTGATTTTATCTAGAtcaattatatttaaataaatctcAAAGCTTGTAAATTCTAAGAATAACTTTTTTTATCGTTTATTCTGTAAGAGTCACAATCATTTGGAGATTAATTGCACCCTTAAGGAGCCAAAAAAAATTGTGACGAGATGGGTTGAAAAAAAGAAATAGTTCATGCTCATCCAAAGATATCACAACGACACTTCCTACTAAGACATCCCACTCACACCCATCCCTAAATACGATCTCATGGACCACCTTTCCCAATTCCAAAGCCACTAGATTAGCACACAATGAGAGGGAAACGTTGACTATTTGAAAATTATGATTGGTTGCAATTAAAATTTCCCAATTTGAGGATTGGTAAATATGTGAATTCCCATATTCCAACTCTATTTTTATATCACaactagtgtgtgtgtgtgtgtgtgtgtgtgcatgcatatatatatatatatatatatctgtgtgtgtgtgtgtgtgtgtgataatgGCAGAACAAATATCTCACGCCCATCCAATCTTACTAGCTCCCATATTctcatgtatatgtacacacacacacacacacacacacacacacacacacacacacacacacacacacacacacacacacacacacacacacacacacacacatacatatatacatacatatatatacatatatacatatatacatatatatacaaatatcacTAGTACATTTTGGGTTGATTTCCGATGGCCTATCGTCAAAGTTTCGACTACTTTTCATCGAATTTCTGACAAAAGAAGTCGTCGAAAACTCATCATCGAGAATTCTAACAATTCCATCTAACGTCGGAATTTTGATGACATCCCGAACTCTTCTATAATAACCCACTATTAATTAACCATAATTTTTatctaatttatatatatatatatatgaatattgatttcttattcttacttattctttattatgtttgattcaatcgcatactcaagcacatctatccaaacgagataggcatccatccaaccgggataggcatctaaccatacgggctaGGCATCTATCTatacgggacaagaggtttcatcaaTCCAATCTGagataggcatctattcataagaataggatatgctctagctagagactttagactcattggCACTatctgggtcctgagccactctctaaagactacactcccctactataagtgcaccaaggtcgccatccttaggagtataaaaataaatacataaacAAGCTCGAGTTCTACCTCGAAATTCGGACTATTAAAGCCTccagaagtcaagcgaatccatacgggatttcttctgagtatgcattgaattaattttaacctttcaattagtatttgcacaatttggttaaaagaccaaggagcttcaagaacaaagtactcacccataaccaaatcctaatccccatcctcgAACGCCTAAGTAAAATGGACAACTCTATCCCTAGATGACCTACATACCTATTTTGGCacgagatcaaggcataaagtatgtagttctagtttctaactatggtttaatataaattatttggtgggtatgcaacacTTTCTAGGGTTAATGTCCCAAAAAGtttctttgtggttgctacccacgatggtagctctatagaaaaaaggctcaaggtggccttcttcttgtggcctaaaataactaagtcctatttcctattaaatacaacacccttaatccattatcatccttcaaaaaaaaatcatcaagataaataaattccaaTATATCACACACCagcaaaccctaatggggttttccaaggtttaactgagcggatgtaaatttttttttttttaaatttcttttatattatcgatccaagggggattatccgccccttggattttaacttccatatgacccttaattCTCCCcggcgatttatagggacgatgccacaggtgttgttgttgcagctttattaggcgttaagtgcagtagttcaacacaatgacattaccggtaagcgtgacccagaggcaccatagataccgaacgctgctaaGGTTTTtagtttcaactcctcttgtttagttgtctatctAAGAATTTAACTAAGAATTCATCAAAGGAAAGTATGCAAGGAATTAAAAACTGAGATATAAGTATTACATGCCAAACGATTCAACCAATATTTGGAAATagtattttcttgaaagaaaactATGGTAATAGTAATTAAAATTCCATAACTTGAACTATATACATGAAAGTACTTATCGCTTGAAAGCTATGACACTTATAGGAGATAGCTTATGAAAATGACCATTACACTTTAAGTATGAATCCTAAAACTTGAAAGGTACAAAATTGCTtgatagaaaattaaatgattaaatagaaaGACTTTGGAAAATAATTTAACATTTACTTGTTGAAGAGaaaaactatttaataataaaCATGAGAATAAGCACATTATTGATaaaccaactaattcttccatttgaaGTAGCATAAATTTAATCTTTTATTAATTTCTACAAATGATAACCTTACGTAaatatgaatcctaatacttgaaaagTGTTAATTTTCTTGATTAAATAGCAAGACTTTGGAAAGGAATTTCAAAATCACCACATCACTTTAATTTACCAAAatttgaaaataagattagaagagagtctaattGCTTGCCAATTGACCATTATAAATCAAGCTCCTAAATAACTCCAATCAATCTACTTCCAGTTGCTTTAGAACTAATATCAATTCCCTTGCAAGATTATAAGAGATAACTAACtattccttccacttgaagtaacgttaatTTTATCCTTAGGTATTTTCTACAAATAATATCGTTATaaatttcaattttcttatttCAATTTAATTCTCTAAGTGGTCATAGGATAAGTTTTCTTGAGACTCATTTGCTTGATAAGGATAAGGATCCAATAATCTAGGACAATTGATTCAAACTTTATTTCGTCTTCAAAACTAAGTTCATTAGACATATACAAGGAATATGATTACTTGATAAAATAAGTCAAGTCTTATGTTAAAGGGGTTTTTCAGATCTAGTAAAACTATTTGGTTTCAAATAAAGTCTTCTTTGAATCCTAAGTAATATTATGTTTTTACAAATAGACCATATCATGTAATTTACCTCTAATTTAGATGttaattcattcatctatactagtTGCTTTCAATAATAATGGAACCCCACCCTTTAATAATCTTATATGCCTTTGACTATTCAGAGATCAATTACCCTCAAATTCCTTACATACTCTATATCTTGTAATTTAACTAGAGAAATCAAATATATTCAATTCCTAGAATTGAGTAAATCCTTAACTAACATTAATTCATATTTATTGAAATACACAAAAGGGTAACTCAGAATCTAAGCACAATATTACTTGAGAGGTAGattattttttagttttaataCTTACGCTAATTTCAAGTATACAAAAATCTCTTTTATGTCTAATAAATTACTTAGTTATTTGAAATGCATGATTGGATCTATTTACTACCAAAATTTATTTGAAGTTAACTAGTAATACTTGAAAAGAACCAATACTATGGAATAAGTGCAAGGAAATAATGCTTTAACTAAGATTATAATTCTATGAAAGAAACACTTGCTTGAGAGTGATAGTATCAAGGCAACTTTTAGTGGGATTATTATTACTAAAAGAGTAAGTCTATTAACCCTATTCTTTGAAATCGACAAGTACTCAACTACAGGTCTAACCAAAcaattatttcatattgcttaaaataTATAAATTGTTTCTGAGAAGGGACTACACATATTTACATGGAAGATAAATCCTCTTAAAATCTAAACTATGTGAAGGAACCCAAATGTTTGAGATGATAGAACTAGGTGAAGCATACAAAAGGTGCAAGGATTTCAAATATTCAAGGGGGATGTTAGGTGAACTGCTATTTTGGATGAAATTATTTGACTTGCAAGAGTTTGTAAGTTCTCATTCCCCCTTTAAATCAACTAATTAAGAATAATTCTAATTAATTAGAAAAATTGGTTTTAAGGACCCCAAACCTTttaaataaagatcaaaagaaagatcATCAAAGATCAACTAGACCAACATAAAGATaacatacaaa contains the following coding sequences:
- the LOC131054276 gene encoding heat shock cognate 70 kDa protein 2-like, which gives rise to MEGEGKEKAIGIDLGTTYSCVGVWQNDRVEIIVNDQGNRITPSMVAFTADERLVGDAAKFQISSNPLNTVFDVKRLIGRQFTDSSMQADMKLWPFRVVSQENGKPMVEVSYKGEKKLFAPEEISSMVLMKMKTIAEQYLESEVKNAVITVPAYFSDSQRKMTKDAGRIAGLNVMRIINEPTAAAITYGFGRAKEEKKHILVFDLGGGTFDVSIVLVQKGKFEVKSVGGEAHLGGEDFDNRMVTYCAEKFKKMYKTDLCASAKALRRLRSECERAKRSLSSAVETVIDIDCLYEGHDFFLKIRRAKFEELNIDLFEKCMKVVKKSVEDAKLSKSQIDDIVLVGGSSRIPKVQELVRDFFDGKELCRGVNPDEAVAYGAALQAAVLNKEEVDIVMVDVTPLSLGIEVDDGVMMVVVPRNSPLPIRKETSVTTLEDDQTSVDFEVYEGERTLVVDNNLLGKFVLTGIPSALATVPKIKVCFEVDAEGILNVSAHDKGSGATNEITITNEGGRLSIQEIDKMIADAEKFRKEDEEAMEKHVAKNDLECYVSNMKKRVIKAKSEGSVDADVTELDLISTIAAVDEWLEDNEDTVTVVELQDELKELKLKCTRLFSSKRFKFTEAEE